The following proteins are co-located in the Rattus norvegicus strain BN/NHsdMcwi chromosome X, GRCr8, whole genome shotgun sequence genome:
- the Rhox11 gene encoding Rhox homeobox family member 11, producing the protein MARKYFYFDYDYYGVSFYEEEITTEPQERVAYTANKGGFTDEVTDLLKELLYQGGRSTIVEHSYRGCDMSNIQDTEHEPEETRNADETSEQLLFRIPRKPYKFTPGQLWEMQAVFEETQYPDAFRRKELAELMNVDEQKVKDWFNNKRAKLRKIQREILKGKIITPTQDELRMKTLVESKNVIIFQEQVGDGLFWDHQNFDTRAVQDSPISLLFL; encoded by the exons ATGGCCCGTAAGTACTTCTACTTCGACTACGACTACTATGGGGTGAGCTTCTATGAGGAAGAAATCACTACTGAACCCCAGGAAAGGGTGGCCTACACAGCAAACAAGGGCGGCTTTACCGACGAAGTAACAGACCTCCTGAAAGAGCTGTTATATCAGGGCGGTCGGAGCACTATAGTCGAACATAGTTACCGAGGTTGTGACATGAGTAACATTCAGGACACTGAGCACGAACCAGAGGAGACCAGGAACGCGGATGAGACCAGTGAGCAGTTATTATTCAGGATTCCTCGGAAACCATACAAATTCACGCCTGGACAGCTGTGGGAAATGCAGGCAGTGTTCGAAGAAACTCAGTACCCAGATGCCTTCAGACG AAAAGAGCTGGCAGAGCTCATGAATGTGGATGAACAGAAAGTAAAG GATTGGTTCAACAATAAGAGAGCTAAACTTAGGAAGATTCAGAGGGAAATACTAAAGGGAAAGATAATCACTCCTACCCAGGACGAACTTCGCATGAAGACTTTGGTGGAGTCCAAGAATGTCATCATTTTCCAGGAGCAAGTGGGGGATGGGCTCTTCTGGGATCACCAGAACTTTGACACCCGTGCTGTCCAGGACAGCCctatctcccttctctttctttag